CACTGTTAGCTTGCTAACTTCACTGGCGATAAATCTTTAATAACGCCGAGGGCATGGCTCTTTACCTCCTGTGAGTCGTAGTTAATGTTCTATGCTGGCATATCTGGTGCTATTGACCAATGCATATTGATACATACATAGTAACAGCTTATCTATTTAACTGATTCACAAAACTAATATATAGCGAGAAACGCATCTCATTCATATCAACCAGTTTTAATTCTACAGAATTTTTTACGAATGAACGATATCCTTTTACATCAACAACTGAGAGACTTGTATATGCAGGATATTTAAATTACTGGTTGAGTGTACATCCTCTAGGCTAGTATGTATATAAAGTGTGTATATATGCttctgtatatgtgtgtgtagGTACGCATACGAGTGTGTATGCATATACGGGCATAtgaatgcatgtgtgtgtatatatatgtgtgtatataatgTTCAGCGGCGTATTCTTGTTTCATTTGTACTCACCACGAGAACCGCACAAGCTACCCTAAGTATTTTTGATTTAGTCACCAGTGGCTCTGTATGGATATGGGTGTGCATGTGTATATGCGAGTATGTGGGTTCATGAgagtatatatgtgtatatatatgtgtgtgtatatataagtgcgtgggcgcgtgtgtgcgtgtgtgtgtgtgtgtgtgtgtgtgtgtgctgttgccgaatattctgtagagggggctgcgggcctcgtcaagctgcctctactggagcagcttttacttgcagcctcctccatcaagtagatggaaataaagctattctattctattctgtCACCGCTACCGAATCTCACACTGTTAGCTTGTGAACTTCGCTAGCGATAAATCTTTAGTAACGATAAGCGCTTGGCTCTTTACCTCCAGTGAGTAGTAGTTAAAGTTCCACGCTGACATGTCTGGCGCTGTTGATCAATGCAGTCCTTTTTTATACATACTTAGTGGCAGCTTATCTATTTAAATGACCCAAGGACATAAAGATACATGGAGAAACGCATCTTTTTGATATCAACCAGGTATAACTATACTGAAAGTTTTACAATTTACAATAAATGCTTAGTAGTTGACCAGCGATGAATGAGACAGGAAGTAAAAGCTTCTTTGGTTTATTACGAATAACAGTCATTCTTAGTGAACAGAATACTGTGTGGCAGCAATGaggcttttgtttcttttgtttccaGAAGTTGTGTCGGGACTCGCTTAAATGCTTCAGTTATAATTCGAATGAGACGAGTCGCCGCTGTGGTGGTCCGAGCTTCCCTGATGAGTTGAACCAGATCCACCGCGGTGGCTGGAGGTACCGGGACTAGAAGACCCAGAGCTGCCGTGATGGTCCGAGCTACCATGGTGGGAAGAGCTGCCGTGAGAGTCACCGTGACCGTGGTGCGTTCCGCCGACTCCGCAAGAGATGGCGGACAGGTCGCTAGAGCAGCCTCCGGGTTGCCTCTCACCCTCCTGTCTGCCGGTGTCCCTATCGACGCACCAGTGCTCGCCGACGTCGCACTGCACTGCGTTGTATTCTCCCGAGGTGGCATCGCATCGTGGCTCTGGTCCCTTCTGAGAACCTGTGAATGCGACAATGCTCTTTAGACGCTATGCTAGAAGACATAAATTTGGAGTCCTGTTCATAAGGTTTCATCTCATGATTTGATTTCTCATTTATATTTATATAATTTAAATGTAAATTTTATCACATACTTACAACTACTTTTGGCGCCAATGACACAGTAGGTACGTACAGAGTAACAAAAACTAGTAACCACGCCTACAGCGAATTCATGGTCCCTGAGAGCACAAGGCGAATATTCTCCTCCATGGGCTGATACAGACACTGAATGGCTTTTGCTGTCCTCTACACCCACTGCCATGAAAGCGGGCCGTAGTGGTCCTCTTCGCCACGAAACCAATGAAGCCACCGCCATAGTGGACATGCAACTCGATGGACATAATGAGAAGGAAATCGGTTAGAAATTGCAGCAGCGCTTGGTAGAgccaatgcgcgtgattctctgTGGTCTCCACAATCTGACGCTAAAGGTATCCCGTAGGTGCATGCCGTACTGTAGCTGCTTATCCCGGCTCTTTACATTCTGTACAGGTTTTGCTTGCAGCCTGTGCTGCTCACGCAagggacccctcccccccccgtcCGCCAGTGGCCCGGCAGTGGCTTCATGGAATAAATTTCTGAGTACTTATCATGAGAATGTTGAACTTGGTTTTATCGTTGTGggcatccctctttctatgtaAACATCGTCCTTCATTGCACCTTTATGTTCCTGTTCCCCCTCCCCATGTGCAGCGCAAGAGGC
The sequence above is drawn from the Dermacentor andersoni chromosome 7, qqDerAnde1_hic_scaffold, whole genome shotgun sequence genome and encodes:
- the LOC126533814 gene encoding U20-hexatoxin-Hi1a-like yields the protein MTRTVFLALAIFALVGYAVCASTRETDCQRRRRSEQGATRNLTGLLVPECDEHGNYKAIQCFGEAVRGRPFCACYDNEFGQIKGPSRSLRSCNCIRDHHEWQHRARSQKGPEPRCDATSGEYNAVQCDVGEHWCVDRDTGRQEGERQPGGCSSDLSAISCGVGGTHHGHGDSHGSSSHHGSSDHHGSSGSSSPGTSSHRGGSGSTHQGSSDHHSGDSSHSNYN